A genomic region of Papaver somniferum cultivar HN1 chromosome 7, ASM357369v1, whole genome shotgun sequence contains the following coding sequences:
- the LOC113298000 gene encoding uncharacterized protein LOC113298000, which yields MDSRNSKALLPDFPSFFLFKPNKVLWEILGDSGFLSPHGPCTIHFLTVSKRTGFVSSLGNSAETNLSTCSTMAWCLAPRLIHFGASLVEPIGAFPVNLCWFCCASLIEFSLIESSIICQEKTRRKQFRVEEEFVVAFYQ from the exons ATGGATTCTCGCAATAGTAAAGCCTTGTTGCCTGATTTTCCatcttttttcctgtttaagCCAAACAAAGTGTTGTGGGAAATCTTG GGAGATTCTGGATTTCTATCACCACATGGTCCATGTACCATACACTTTCTAACCGTGTCGAAGAGAACTGGATTTGTTTCCTCACTGGGAAATTCTGCTGAAACAAATTTATCGACTTGCTCCACT ATGGCTTGGTGTTTGGCTCCCCGCTTGATTCATTTCGGCGCCTCTCTTGTTGAGCCAATCGGAGCCTTTCCTGTAAATTTATG TTGGTTCTGTTGTGCATCGCTGATTGAATTCTCGCTGATTGAGTCCTCAATTATCTGTCAAGAAAAAACTAGACGAAAACAATTCAGA GTTGAAGAAGAGTTTGTGGTAGCCTTCTACCAATAG